The Amycolatopsis umgeniensis DNA segment ACGCCACACCACGAAGTCCGCCCGCGGATCGCCACCGAAATTGCCCGCCATCGGAACGTCGCCCGCCGCCCCCCACTGCTGGGTCGCGATACCGAGCACGTACCAGACACCGTTGCTCGGCCGCCACACGGCGAAGTCCGAGCGGCCGTCCGCGTTGAAATCACCCGCCACCGGAATATCGCCCGCGATCCCCCACTGCTGGGTCGCGATTCCCCGCGCGTACCAAACTCCGTCACTGGGACGCCAGACGGTGAAATCCGTCTTGCCGTCCGCGTTGAAATCACCGGAAACCGGGACGTCACCGGCCACACCCCACTGCACCGTGGCGATACCGAGCACGTACCAGACGCCGTTGCTCGGGCGCCAGACGGCGAAGTCCGAGCGGCCGTCACCGTTGAAATCGCCGGTCAGCGGAATGTCGCCGGGCGTTCCCCATTGCTGGGTCACGACGGTACCGGTACTGCTCTGGATGATGTACCAAATACCGTTGC contains these protein-coding regions:
- a CDS encoding FG-GAP repeat domain-containing protein — translated: MRRIIRPATALAGLLAGLLVIPPVAGADDADVAVTASPASQKPAADFDGDGFADKAVWRPGNGVWYVIRSSNGSVATRQWGVSGDVPVAADYDGDHLADFAVWRPSNGIWYIIQSSTGTVVTQQWGTPGDIPLTGDFNGDGRSDFAVWRPSNGVWYVLGIATVQWGVAGDVPVSGDFNADGKTDFTVWRPSDGVWYARGIATQQWGIAGDIPVAGDFNADGRSDFAVWRPSNGVWYVLGIATQQWGAAGDVPMAGNFGGDPRADFVVWRPANGVWYGLNLFTTQWGTPGDIPV